One segment of Plasmodium vivax chromosome 14, whole genome shotgun sequence DNA contains the following:
- a CDS encoding chromatin assembly protein (ASF1), putative (encoded by transcript PVX_123855A) has product MSEVNVTKVIVNNPICDILDPFVFTIEFEALNKLEADLEWKIFYISAVNNDGEGNQDIELDNIFLGPIERGVMMFDYAVNPPDYKNMDVDSVLGLQAILISANYKEKEFIRIAYYMNSFYKDTELREKPPAVPQYDKICRHIFVENPRIVKFCITWDAEEKDEFKEFDRENEQIELINCVKMNGEDNSNSNITNESTQENICVFSDVQANGKKSTHVGAVESANAYASAGLNERAVLSSNAASTDLDKCELINANINGISRITIDNKHA; this is encoded by the exons ATGTCTGAAGTGAACGTGACGAAAGTGATAGTGAACAACCCCATCTGCGACATTTTAGATCCATTCGTTTTCACCATCGAGTTTGAGGCGTTGAATAAGTTAGAGGCCGATTTGGAGTGGAagattttttacatttctgcTGTGAACAACGATGGGGAGGGGAACCAGGACATTGAGCTGGATAACATTTTCTTGGGGCCCATCGAGCGCGGCGTGATGATGTTCGACTACGCGGTCAACCCGCCCGACTACAAGAAC aTGGACGTCGATAGCGTGCTGGGCCTGCAAGCCATCCTCATCTCAGCCAACTACAAAGAAAAGGAGTTCATTCGGATCGCCTACTACATGAATTCATTTTACAAAGACACCGAGCTGAGGGAAAAGCCTCCAGCCGTACCCcaatatgataaaatatgtCGCCATATATTTGTAGAAAATCCCagaattgtaaaattttgcatAACTTGGGATGCAGAGGAGAAAGATGAGTTTAAAGAATTTGACAGAGAGAATGAACAGATAGAGTTAATCAACTGCGTCAAGATGAATGGGGAAGATAATAGCAACTCTAATATAACGAATGAGTCTACTCAGGAAAATATTTGCGTCTTCAGTGACGTCCAGGCGAATGGTAAAAAGAGCACACACGTCGGGGCGGTCGAAAGCGCCAACGCGTATGCCAGCGCAGGTTTGAACGAGCGGGCCGTCCTCAGCAGCAACGCCGCGTCGACTGACCTAGATAAGTGCGAGCTTATTAACGCCAACATAAATGGGATCAGCCGGATAACCATCGACAATAAGCACGCCTGA
- a CDS encoding hypothetical protein, conserved (encoded by transcript PVX_123870A) has translation MILLQKRAIFHTVLAARGGTPYADCAGKRKLTLREPFKRHFGVSGSYGYSIFSKEGNCDSNVGKNNIHQYEEKHMGNNFLKKKNFYFTKWPGRVSKLGASYFFGKNYNMGFYHLLIEQEGKIKKDIALISSCNAKSVQHKKIENQMKDLSCGYSVQIVLSGKGVKCYYEDVSYTPFRPTYRGNTKQYYSFKNSPLTEVQTVPNDGAQGGVNEKENSHVSHVGSISSVSSVSGSPGGKEKDKWYKTKTVKKLFVRLGIGTKNIDVTRVLTMHKRHVSIDVDRTGTIINVHGFNKKYVGSVSHRLYRIVRMNVYTMKGGYVYLHKPKQKVSKKK, from the coding sequence ATGATACTACTGCAGAAGAGGGCGATTTTCCACACCGTTTTAGCTGCCCGGGGAGGGACACCATACGCCGACTGTGCAGGCAAACGTAAACTCACTTTGCGTGAACCGTTCAAAAGACATTTCGGAGTGTCTGGAAGTTACGGCTACAGCATTTTTTCGAAAGAAGGAAATTGCGATTCCAATGTAGGAAAGAATAACATCCATCagtatgaagaaaaacatatgGGGAacaatttcttaaaaaaaaaaaatttttattttacaaaatggccTGGGAGGGTATCCAAATTGGGAGCTTCATacttttttggcaaaaattacaacatGGGGTTTTACCACCTGCTGATAGAGcaagaggggaaaataaaaaaagacatcGCCCTCATATCTAGCTGTAACGCCAAAAGTGtgcaacataaaaaaattgaaaaccAAATGAAAGACCTTTCCTGTGGTTACTCGGTCCAAATTGTCCTCTCAGGGAAGGGGGTCAAGTGCTACTATGAAGACGTCAGTTACACTCCTTTTAGGCCCACGTACAGGGGAAACACGAAGCAGTATTACAGCTTTAAGAATTCCCCCTTGACGGAAGTCCAAACGGTGCCGAATGACGGTGCGCAGGGAGGGgtaaacgaaaaagaaaatagcCACGTTAGCCACGTTGGCAGCATTAGCAGCGTTAGCAGCGTTAGCGGCAGCCCTGGagggaaggagaaggacaaGTGGTACAAGACGAAGACGGTGAAAAAGCTGTTTGTCCGGCTAGGCATTGGAACAAAAAACATCGACGTCACCAGGGTGTTAACCATGCACAAGAGGCACGTCAGCATCGACGTTGACAGGACGGGCACCATCATTAATGTGCACGGCTTTAACAAGAAGTACGTGGGCTCCGTCTCCCACCGCCTCTACCGAATCGTCCGGATGAACGTTTACACCATGAAGGGCGGCTACGTGTACCTGCACAAGCCCAAGCAGAAGGTCTCCAAGAAGAAGTAG
- a CDS encoding hypothetical protein, conserved (encoded by transcript PVX_123865A), producing MKGKGKSTDAPKGGKTTKRAKVERPTETAKGKTQGNKKRKQGKARKGKEPSSNESDESDVYFYKDLQRWKNNVKVPIWLKKPKDKESLNEFYKNVIKKLLRVKNKIRAYQIEEAYLIDCLRKCLMDLNLNSIRSLDCENYEMVRRLCAGGCSAFSKSDGKNGEKEEDEEDEGKCYKRTKEEADPGDSQKDSLHEPTLKDDSYVDHTTHTRVNCATDKVTPPTGENVNSLVESLKNALSVEQGDQKKDLMRHVFNKVIIPGAFFENNNFCPIFMNLLKLDIYNACCVSGAEMGPKLMSLIQLLNNFDEGVKDAAGKGAEREGVPSGSSVGTQKGDSQQGDAQLRSSPHNEGDNSYREDRLFFQSQTSLFKLSQYCIEKGVVANQQVASFDTIYIYSEKEPQSADSQSQRDSHKGKHKKKLRPLGNLKYSLDTTKKENESLHFINERRAILENDSTRRGLSQCGGSHEEGAALANESVESVKAKESSCGGEVLEILSHSDEKEELQDGEIAPVEEEAIHGGKEAISIEGSAHETEQSFDSAVSSVKGISKFDCGGSHPKCRSTEGAKEDPLNYLQNDWPEFDEGGSAAGRGGLEEGSSLRGGDTKGGEAPREEAPREEASRKATPPTGAEICRLYKESEPGRGNQIDESPLQVAQPSSHSNERSTKLCKRKLPQSDHSSADERQSVQFDTFELFMVNGKIKKKKKQHISNEFEHVPIEVRNSLGKWHDSRCSDFTGAHVRAQLEGSDVERGSSPPDGEIFANRGSSPPDGESFSNRNAHITPSIEKNPPSARPPSGHSQTCQDSDTSVIIQMIHYNRKEDSGSDGGGVNLVEKLPPSAARPKCGAAVSSDLAEEMEGDPYGDADKAKDKDPRSVVGRFSDDASASCVVNVNDYWKGDGAECLPPRVAPHSEVIVLEDDDEEGSADNGVIGGVSGMGSVKGSGMESVKGNVMESVQGNHDSARNCEGAPQTDERTPWVNPPRRDEATAGISIEQPKIRETERRKELSILNLDINKTSNVVLEGLMEFFGLKSKRLSRKILIAELTRIQSYLNEQYGQMAREYHPPMAMQKEHPKLGKGKAVEGGYQTESSLPHRDRAEGGEKSRMCTTGGSATVRDSMGVPLGDVHAEVHPFFEHEEWFDGAPVGGGSADRVGATRGISNQVSTTQGGSNQVDATRRTPPPLNDEEAKSQEDYLNRMKKKIKQMELKSLFERIDEAIGVNEVLHDHIKRDRQIEYSLLKRYLVDCKLSVNREIVMTYCREKHIQVVPKKKAKV from the coding sequence aTGAAAGGTAAAGGCAAATCGACCGATGcgcccaaagggggaaaaactacCAAAAGGGCCAAAGTGGAGAGACCCACCGAAACcgcgaaaggaaaaacacagggaaataaaaaaagaaaacaaggAAAGGCCcggaaggggaaggagccCTCCAGCAACGAAAGTGACGAAAGCGACGTGTACTTCTACAAAGACCTCCAGAgatggaaaaataatgtgAAAGTACCAATATGGCTGAAGAAGCCAAAGGACAAAGAATCGCTAAacgaattttacaaaaatgtgataaaaaaattgttacgagtgaaaaacaaaataagggCCTACCAGATAGAAGAAGCGTACCTGATAGATTGTCTGCGAAAATGTCTCATGGACCTCAATTTAAATTCGATTAGGTCCCTCGATTGTGAGAATTACGAAATGGTTAGGAGGTTGTGTGCAGGTGGGTGCAGCGCTTTCTCCAAAAGTGATGGAAAGAACGGagagaaagaagaagatgaagaagatgaaggTAAATGTTATAAGCgcacaaaagaggaagcagaCCCAGGGGATAGCCAAAAAGACAGCCTCCATGAACCCACCCTCAAGGATGACAGCTATGTAGACCATACTACCCACACCCGTGTGAACTGCGCGACAGACAAAGTAACCCCTCCAACTGGAGAAAATGTTAACAGCTTGGTAGAAAGCTTGAAGAACGCCCTGTCGGTGGAGCAGGGAGACCAGAAGAAAGACCTAATGAGACACGTCTTTAACAAGGTAATCATTCCGGGGGCATTTTTCGAAAACAATAACTTctgccccatttttatgaaccTGCTGAAGCTGGACATATACAATGCCTGCTGCGTGAGCGGTGCAGAGATGGGTCCCAAGTTGATGAGTCTCATTCAACTTTTGAATAACTTTGATGAGGGGGTGAAGGATGCCGCGGGTAAGGGGGCGGAGCGGGAAGGCGTTCCCAGTGGTAGCAGTGTTGgtacacaaaagggggattcCCAACAGGGGGACGCCCAACTGCGCAGCAGCCCCCACAACGAAGGAGACAACTCCTACCGGGAAGATCGCCTCTTTTTCCAAAGCCAAACGTCCCTATTCAAGCTATCACAGTACTGTATAGAAAAGGGCGTCGTGGCGAACCAGCAAGTGGCTTCCTTTGACACCATCTACATCTACAGCGAGAAGGAACCCCAGAGTGCAGACAGCCAATCGCAGCGGGACAGTCACAAGGGAAAGCATAAGAAGAAATTACGCCCCCttggaaatttaaaatattctctCGACactacaaaaaaggaaaacgaatCTTTGCATTTCATTAATGAGAGAAGAGCCATCCTGGAAAATGATTCTACTCGGAGGGGCCTGAGCCAGTGTGGCGGTTCGCATGAGGAGGGAGCGGCTCTGGCCAACGAGAGTGTCGAATCTGTGAAGGCGAAGGAAAGTTCAtgtgggggagaagtgcTAGAAATTTTAAGCCACTCTGAtgagaaggaggagctgcAAGATGGGGAGATTGCTCCTGTGGAGGAAGAGGCCATTCATGGAGGGAAAGAGGCCATCTCTATAGAGGGGAGTGCACACGAAACGGAGCAATCCTTTGACAGCGCGGTGAGCAGCGTGAAGGGGATAAGCAAATTCGATTGCGGAGGGAGCCACCCAAAGTGCCGCTCAACAGAAGGCGCTAAAGAAGACCCCCTCAATTATTTACAAAACGATTGGCCTGAATTCgatgaggggggaagcgcagCAGGACGGGGGGGATTAGAGGAAGGGTCGTCCCTGCGTGGAGGTGACACCAAGGGGGGTGAGGCGCCACGTGAAGAAGCGCCACGTGAGGAAGCGTCACGCAAGGCAACCCCACCCACAGGCGCAGAAATTTGTAGGCTGTATAAAGAGAGCGAACCCGGGCGGGGCAACCAAATAGATGAATCCCCCCTGCAGGTAGCTCAACCAAGCAGCCACAGCAATGAACGGAGTACGAAGCTATGTAAGAGGAAGCTACCCCAGAGTGACCACAGCAGCGCAGACGAAAGGCAGTCCGTCCAATTCGACACCTTTGAGCTTTTCATGGTTaatgggaaaattaaaaaaaagaaaaagcagcacATTAGTAACGAGTTTGAGCATGTCCCCATCGAGGTGAGGAACTCCCTTGGGAAGTGGCACGACAGTAGGTGTAGCGATTTTACGGGGGCCCACGTGAGGGCCCAGTTAGAGGGAAGCGACGTGGAAAGGGGTAGCAGTCCCCCAGATGGAGAGATCTTTGCTAACCGGGGAAGTAGCCCCCCAGATGGAGAGAGCTTTTCTAACCGGAATGCCCACATAACACCGTCCATAGAAAAGAACCCGCCTAGCGCCCGCCCCCCGAGCGGACACTCCCAAACGTGCCAAGACAGCGACACGTCCGTCATCATACAAATGATTCACTACAACAGGAAAGAGGATTCCGGTTCGGATGGAGGGGGAGTTAATCTGGTGGAGAAGTTGCCCCCCAGCGCAGCAAGGCCCAAGTGCGGCGCAGCTGTTTCGTCTGATTTGGCGGAAGAGATGGAAGGAGACCCGTACGGGGATGCGGATAAGGCAAAGGACAAGGACCCCAGATCGGTCGTAGGCCGCTTCTCTGATGATGCCAGCGCAAGTTGCGTTGTCAATGTGAATGACTATTGGAAGGGCGACGGTGCGGAGTGCCTCCCCCCGAGGGTGGCTCCCCATTCGGAGGTCATCGTTTTGGAGgacgacgatgaggaggGGAGCGCAGATAATGGCGTAATCGGCGGCGTAAGCGGCATGGGAAGTGTAAAGGGAAGCGGCATGGAAAGTGTAAAGGGCAACGTCATGGAAAGTGTCCAGGGAAACCACGACAGTGCGCGCAACTGCGAAGGCGCCCCGCAGACGGACGAACGCACACCCTGGGTGAATCCCCCCCGAAGGGATGAAGCAACCGCGGGCATCTCGATCGAGCAACCCAAGATAAGAGAAACagaaagaaggaaagaacTCTCCATCCTTAACCTAGACATTAACAAGACGAGCAACGTAGTGCTGGAGGGTCTTATGGAATTCTTCGGACTGAAGAGCAAGAGACTGTCCCGAAAGATCCTAATCGCAGAGTTGACCCGAATACAGAGCTACCTGAATGAACAGTATGGGCAGATGGCGAGAGAATACCACCCTCCGATGGCCATGCAAAAGGAGCATCCCAAATTGGGGAAAGGCAAAGCTGTTGAGGGGGGTTACCAAACGGAGAGTAGCCTTCCTCATCGTGATAgggcagaggggggggagaagagtCGAATGTGCACCACCGGGGGTAGTGCTACTGTGCGTGATTCGATGGGGGTCCCACTGGGGGATGTGCATGCAGAGGTACACCCCTTCTTCGAGCATGAAGAGTGGTTCGACGGGGCTCCGgtaggggggggaagtgccgACCGGGTGGGTGCCACGCGTGGGATCTCCAACCAGGTGAGTACCACGCAGGGGGGTTCCAACCAGGTGGATGCCACGCGTAGGACTCCCCCGCCGCTCAACGACGAGGAAGCCAAATCGCAGGAGGACTACCTAAAccgcatgaaaaaaaaaataaagcagatGGAATTAAAGTCGCTGTTTGAAAGAATCGATGAGGCCATTGGCGTCAACGAGGTCCTCCACGACCACATAAAAAGAGACAGACAAATTGAGTACTCCCTGTTGAAGAGGTACCTAGTCGACTGCAAGCTCAGCGTCAACCGAGAAATTGTGATGACCTACTGCAGGGAGAAGCACATTCAGGTGGTGCCCAAGAAGAAGGCCAAGGTGTGA
- a CDS encoding pre-mRNA branch site protein p14, putative (encoded by transcript PVX_123875A), with product MSRRSIRLPAEVSRILYVRNLPYKISADELYDIFGKYGTVRQIRKGNAEGTKGTSFVVYDDIYDAKNALDHLSGFNVAGRYLVVLYYDPVKAQRKKELQEKLKNEQEGKK from the exons ATGTCTAGAAGAAGCATACGTTTGCCGGCGGAGGTCAGTAGGATCCTTTACGTCAG aAACCTGCCGTACAAAATCTCGGCGGATGAGCTGTACGACATTTTCGGCAAGTACGGCACAGTGAGGCAGATACGGAAAGGAAATGCCGAAGGCACGAAGGGGACATCTTTTGTCGTCTACGACGATATTTATGATGCGAAGAATGCCCTGGACCACTTGTCCGGTTTCAACGTGGCGGGCAGGTACCTCGTGGTTTTGTATTACGACCCGGTGAAGGCtcagaggaagaaggagctgcAGGAGAAGTTGAAGAACGagcaggaggggaagaagtag
- a CDS encoding cytochrome c heme lyase, putative (encoded by transcript PVX_123860A) codes for MQSIGRAIGDNQNEEKVRCPSSLVGQVKMPEAAGNELINQRNMMPEIPNYSLRGEAECPLNRKRDVSSIPKNSQEKWLYPSPQQFYNSLIRKNKHIDRNYIDAVVTVHNEVNEESWRHILKYEYLHRSKCSEVTLQRFLGKFDDLSVKAKFRNIFSKLGKPFDRHDWYVNRCGTEVKYILDYYNDESKQDDKNIYIDVRPALNSFSNIWDRIRYPFYEFYFKHVKRYELFR; via the exons ATGCAGAGCATAGGCAGGGCAATTGGCGACaatcaaaatgaagaaaaagtgaGATGCCCCTCGTCGTTAGTGGGGCAAGTGAAAATGCCCGAAGCAGCGGGGAACG AACTCATAAACCAACGGAACATGATGCCGGAGATCCCCAACTACTCCCTGCGCGGAGAGGCCGAGTGCCCCCTGAACCGGAAGAGAGACGTGTCCTCCATCCCCAAAAACAGCCAAGAGAAGTGGCTCTACCCCTCGCCACAGCAATTTTACAATTCCCTCATTAGGAAGAACAAGCACATCGACCGAAATTACATTGACGCTGTGGTGACGGTGCACAACGAGGTAAATGAGGAGTCCTGGAGGCACATCCTGAAGTATGAGTACCTGCACAGGAG caAATGCAGCGAAGTCACCCTGCAGCGATTTCTCGGGAAATTTGATGACCTCTCAGTGAAGGCCAAATTCAGGAACATTTTCTCCAA GCTAGGCAAACCGTTCGACAGACACGACTGGTATGTAAACAGGTGCGGCACCGAGGTGAAGTACATTTTGGATTACTACAACGATGAGTCTAAGCAGGACGACAAGAAT ATATACATCGACGTCAGGCCTGCCCTGAACAGCTTCTCAAATATCTGGGACCGAATACGCTACCCTTTTTACGAATTTTACTTTAAGCATGTCAAGCGgtatgaactgttcaggtga